The Desulfovibrio desulfuricans DSM 642 genome contains a region encoding:
- a CDS encoding GatB/YqeY domain-containing protein gives MTVTTTLFEQIDVDYIKAYKAKDSVRLTVLRLLKTAVKNRLVELKRPGGSLADEEMLDIIIKEGKQRQDSIDQFTAANRTDLADKEAAELVILKEYLPKPLSAEELAALIDATVAEVGATSPKEMGKVISAIMAGHKGRVDGKALSEAVKKRLQP, from the coding sequence ATGACTGTCACCACCACGCTTTTTGAGCAGATCGACGTTGACTATATCAAAGCCTACAAAGCCAAGGACAGTGTGCGCCTTACCGTGCTGCGCCTTCTCAAGACGGCGGTGAAGAATCGCCTGGTGGAACTCAAGCGCCCCGGCGGCAGCCTTGCCGACGAAGAAATGCTTGATATCATCATCAAGGAAGGCAAGCAGCGGCAGGATTCCATCGACCAGTTCACGGCAGCAAACCGCACTGACCTGGCCGACAAGGAAGCGGCGGAGCTTGTCATTCTCAAGGAATACCTGCCCAAACCCCTCTCGGCAGAAGAACTAGCAGCCCTTATTGACGCCACCGTGGCCGAAGTGGGCGCAACTTCCCCCAAGGAGATGGGCAAGGTCATTTCTGCCATCATGGCGGGCCACAAAGGCCGTGTAGACGGCAAGGCTCTTTCGGAAGCTGTCAAAAAACGCCTCCAGCCGTAG
- the rpsU gene encoding 30S ribosomal protein S21 has protein sequence MPGVFLNDDDYNFDIALRRFKKQVEKAGVLSEMKKRQHYEKPSVMRKKKKAAARKRLLKKIRKMNMA, from the coding sequence TTGCCCGGAGTTTTTCTTAACGACGACGACTATAACTTCGACATCGCACTGCGCCGCTTTAAGAAGCAGGTAGAAAAGGCGGGCGTTCTTTCTGAAATGAAGAAACGCCAGCACTACGAAAAGCCCAGCGTTATGCGTAAAAAGAAGAAGGCCGCCGCCCGGAAGCGGCTGTTGAAAAAAATCAGGAAGATGAACATGGCCTAG
- a CDS encoding HU family DNA-binding protein gives MTKADLVEKIAAKANLTKAAAERALNAFLASVEDALVKESKLTLTGFGTFAVETRKARQGRNPRTGDTLTIPACKILKFRPGKMLKDSLN, from the coding sequence ATGACTAAAGCTGATCTGGTTGAAAAAATCGCCGCCAAGGCAAACCTGACCAAGGCTGCCGCCGAGCGTGCCCTCAATGCTTTTCTTGCTTCTGTGGAAGACGCTCTTGTAAAAGAGTCCAAACTGACCCTCACGGGTTTTGGCACCTTTGCGGTAGAAACCCGCAAAGCTCGCCAGGGGCGCAACCCGCGCACCGGCGATACGCTGACCATTCCCGCCTGCAAAATTCTCAAATTCCGTCCCGGCAAAATGCTTAAGGACTCCCTGAATTAA
- the rsmA gene encoding 16S rRNA (adenine(1518)-N(6)/adenine(1519)-N(6))-dimethyltransferase RsmA, protein MQHQESTHGQPRAKKSLGQHFLKREDICRRIAMLLLPKPEDMVLEIGPGPGALTRAIEEQPHARLLLLEKDRHWAAERQRLGEARTQAVLTDALRFDWRRITPEKPWKIIGNLPYNVASPLIWDIVSRATGWQRAAFMVQKEVGQRLAAQPNTNHYGALSVWVQSYARPRMEFIVGPGAFSPPPKVDSAVLSFDPLPSERRPAHPEILARLLRVCFQQRRKQLGGVFRRSGQPGLEAALEKTGIDPSLRPEALANKDFQALAAFWADQLDNNA, encoded by the coding sequence ATGCAGCACCAAGAATCCACACACGGCCAGCCCCGCGCAAAAAAAAGCCTCGGCCAGCACTTTTTGAAGCGCGAGGACATCTGCCGCCGCATTGCCATGCTGCTGCTGCCCAAGCCCGAAGACATGGTGCTTGAGATCGGCCCCGGCCCCGGCGCGCTCACCCGCGCCATTGAGGAGCAGCCTCACGCCCGCCTGCTGCTGCTTGAAAAAGATCGCCATTGGGCGGCTGAGCGCCAGCGTCTTGGCGAGGCCCGCACCCAGGCGGTGCTGACCGATGCCCTGCGCTTTGACTGGCGGCGCATCACGCCCGAAAAACCTTGGAAAATCATAGGCAACCTGCCCTACAACGTGGCCTCGCCCCTCATATGGGACATTGTTTCGCGCGCAACGGGCTGGCAGCGCGCTGCCTTTATGGTGCAAAAAGAGGTGGGACAGAGGCTGGCTGCCCAGCCCAACACCAATCACTATGGCGCGCTTTCGGTCTGGGTGCAAAGCTACGCCCGCCCGCGCATGGAATTTATTGTGGGGCCGGGGGCTTTCAGCCCGCCGCCCAAGGTGGATTCTGCCGTGCTTTCTTTTGATCCGCTCCCGTCGGAACGCAGACCAGCCCACCCCGAGATTCTGGCGAGGCTCTTGCGCGTGTGTTTTCAGCAGCGCCGCAAACAGCTTGGCGGCGTTTTCAGACGTAGCGGTCAGCCGGGGCTTGAGGCCGCGCTGGAAAAGACAGGCATCGACCCAAGCCTGCGGCCTGAAGCCCTTGCCAACAAAGATTTTCAGGCTCTAGCCGCTTTTTGGGCCGATCAGCTTGACAATAATGCATAA
- the fusA gene encoding elongation factor G encodes MPSIKHIRNIGIIAHIDAGKTTLSERMLFYSRKIHRMGEVHNGSATMDYMPEEQERGITIMSACTTCQWGENTINLIDTPGHVDFTIEVERALRVLDGAVGVFCAVGGVEPQSETVWRQSEDFNVPKIAFINKIDRLGADFEAVLEAMRQRLQTNAVAVTIPLGQGEDFRAVLDLVNEQSLTFDPADQGQTVHHAPFTEEEAAIAAPWREILLEKLGEADDAFVEPYLEGTFTLADINAALRRATLARTLTPVFCGSALRNMGVQPVLDAVCALLPSPADVPAPVGHDADGREIIVEATPDAPAAALVFKVLMENGRKLAFVRMYAGRIHEGESLRNTASGKDDRLGRIYRPHADRREQVECAEAGEIVVVVGLRGHTGETYTARERQLALESIDAYAPVITLALEPRNADEGKILDEALARYTEEDPTLLTRLDDDTGSRMVSGMGELHLDVLLERMQREYGISPRAGNPQVVLRETVRKEAEVASVFDREMGKERHHGSAALRVAPRARGTGNVVEVGDFLPQDAAEARKILPRVYLDAALEGVRDALQCGDLTGYPIEDVAVTLTAVDRQEGLTTVPGSRMAAGQALREALAAATPVVLEPVMRVEITVPEDFLGASITMFTTCGGKVEDMEDHGGRKTLRGTAPLRRLFGFSTSLRSATQGRAGLVMTFDRFDLP; translated from the coding sequence ATGCCCAGCATCAAGCATATCCGCAACATAGGCATTATTGCCCATATCGACGCGGGCAAGACCACGCTTTCCGAGCGCATGCTGTTCTACAGCCGCAAAATTCACCGTATGGGCGAGGTGCACAACGGCTCGGCCACCATGGACTACATGCCGGAGGAGCAGGAGCGCGGCATCACCATCATGTCGGCCTGCACCACCTGCCAGTGGGGCGAAAATACCATCAACCTCATCGACACGCCCGGCCATGTGGACTTTACCATTGAAGTGGAACGCGCCCTGCGCGTGCTGGACGGGGCCGTGGGCGTGTTTTGCGCCGTGGGCGGGGTTGAACCGCAGTCGGAAACCGTGTGGCGGCAGTCGGAAGATTTCAACGTTCCCAAGATCGCCTTTATCAATAAGATAGACCGCCTGGGCGCGGATTTTGAAGCAGTGCTCGAGGCCATGCGCCAGCGCCTGCAAACCAATGCCGTTGCCGTGACCATCCCCCTTGGACAGGGCGAAGATTTCCGCGCAGTGCTTGATCTTGTGAACGAGCAAAGCCTGACCTTTGACCCGGCGGATCAGGGCCAGACCGTACACCACGCGCCCTTTACGGAAGAAGAAGCCGCCATCGCCGCCCCCTGGCGCGAAATTCTGCTGGAAAAGCTTGGCGAGGCGGATGACGCCTTTGTGGAACCCTATCTGGAAGGCACCTTCACCCTGGCCGACATCAACGCGGCCCTGCGGCGCGCCACGCTGGCCCGCACGCTCACGCCCGTTTTCTGCGGCTCGGCCCTGCGCAACATGGGTGTGCAACCCGTGCTTGATGCCGTGTGCGCCCTGCTGCCCTCGCCTGCTGATGTTCCGGCCCCGGTGGGGCACGATGCCGATGGTCGGGAAATCATTGTGGAGGCAACGCCAGATGCCCCCGCTGCGGCGCTGGTTTTTAAAGTGCTCATGGAAAACGGCCGCAAGCTGGCCTTTGTACGCATGTACGCGGGCCGCATCCACGAGGGTGAAAGCCTGCGCAATACCGCCAGCGGCAAGGATGACCGCCTGGGCCGCATCTACCGTCCGCATGCCGACAGGCGGGAGCAGGTGGAATGCGCCGAGGCGGGCGAAATCGTGGTCGTGGTGGGCCTGCGCGGGCATACGGGCGAAACCTATACCGCCCGCGAACGGCAGCTTGCACTGGAAAGCATTGATGCGTACGCGCCCGTCATCACCCTTGCGCTGGAGCCCCGCAATGCGGACGAAGGCAAGATTCTGGACGAAGCGCTCGCGCGCTATACGGAAGAAGACCCCACCCTGCTGACGCGGCTGGACGACGACACAGGCTCTCGCATGGTTTCCGGCATGGGCGAGCTGCATCTGGACGTTCTGCTGGAGCGCATGCAGCGCGAATACGGCATCAGCCCCCGCGCGGGCAATCCGCAGGTTGTGCTGCGCGAAACCGTGCGCAAGGAGGCCGAGGTGGCCTCTGTCTTTGACCGCGAAATGGGCAAGGAGCGCCATCATGGCTCTGCGGCCCTGCGTGTTGCGCCACGCGCCCGGGGCACGGGCAATGTGGTTGAAGTGGGCGACTTTTTGCCGCAGGATGCCGCCGAAGCCCGCAAAATTCTGCCCAGGGTCTATCTGGACGCCGCCCTTGAAGGCGTGCGCGATGCACTGCAATGCGGCGATCTGACAGGCTACCCCATTGAAGATGTGGCCGTGACCCTCACTGCGGTGGACAGGCAGGAAGGCCTGACAACTGTTCCCGGTAGCCGCATGGCCGCCGGGCAAGCCCTGCGCGAGGCACTGGCGGCGGCAACTCCCGTGGTTCTGGAGCCTGTGATGCGCGTGGAAATTACCGTGCCGGAAGACTTCCTTGGTGCGTCCATTACCATGTTCACCACCTGTGGCGGCAAGGTTGAGGATATGGAAGACCACGGCGGACGCAAAACCCTGCGCGGCACAGCCCCCCTGCGCCGCCTGTTCGGCTTTTCCACCTCCCTGCGCTCGGCCACACAGGGCCGCGCCGGGCTGGTAATGACCTTTGACCGCTTTGATCTGCCCTGA
- the argH gene encoding argininosuccinate lyase, giving the protein MKTNQSWGGRFAEGPKEAVAQYTDSQSYDRALYAQDIRASQAHARMLGRQGVISQNEARILVNGLDRVREEIEAGNFVWKPELEDVHMNIEARLTELVGDVGKKLHTGRSRNDQVGLTFRLFVADRLETWRQRAALLCSVLADKAAEHKTDILPGCTHLQPAQPVSLAHHLLAYAWMFRRDAMRLEDTLERVRISPLGAAALAGTTYPLDPQSVADEVGFAEIYGNSMDAVSDRDFVLEALFDGSTIMMHLSRLCEEIILWANPAFGFVRLSDGYSTGSSIMPQKKNPDVAELMRGKTGRVYGALTGLLTVMKGLPLAYNRDMQEDKEGFLDADRTVEASLRLMAGMLEELTFRTDRMREACKAGFLNATELADYLVGKGIPFREAHHITGQAVAMAEKAGKGLEDLTLGELQSLESRIDDSVFPILEYAAAVSRRETPGGTGPRSVETQLEQIHQWLGQNLGEEN; this is encoded by the coding sequence ATGAAGACCAACCAGAGCTGGGGCGGCCGCTTTGCCGAAGGCCCCAAGGAAGCCGTGGCCCAGTATACGGATTCGCAATCCTACGACAGGGCGCTCTACGCCCAGGATATCCGCGCGTCACAGGCGCATGCCCGCATGCTGGGCCGCCAGGGCGTCATCAGCCAGAACGAGGCGCGGATTCTGGTCAACGGTCTGGACCGTGTGCGCGAAGAAATCGAAGCTGGCAACTTTGTGTGGAAGCCCGAGCTGGAAGACGTGCACATGAATATTGAAGCACGCCTCACCGAGCTTGTGGGCGATGTGGGCAAAAAACTGCACACTGGCCGCAGCCGCAACGATCAGGTGGGCCTGACCTTCCGCCTCTTTGTGGCCGACCGCCTCGAAACCTGGCGTCAGCGCGCGGCCCTGCTGTGCTCCGTGCTGGCCGACAAGGCCGCGGAGCACAAGACGGACATCCTGCCCGGCTGCACCCATCTGCAACCGGCCCAGCCTGTAAGCCTTGCCCACCACCTGCTGGCCTATGCCTGGATGTTCCGCCGGGATGCCATGCGACTTGAAGACACCCTTGAGCGCGTGCGCATTTCGCCCTTGGGCGCTGCGGCCCTGGCCGGAACCACCTACCCCCTCGACCCGCAGAGTGTGGCGGACGAAGTGGGTTTTGCAGAAATTTACGGCAACTCCATGGACGCCGTTTCTGACCGCGATTTTGTGCTTGAAGCACTTTTTGACGGCTCAACCATCATGATGCACCTCTCGCGCCTGTGCGAAGAAATCATCCTATGGGCCAACCCCGCCTTTGGCTTTGTGCGCCTTTCTGACGGCTATTCCACAGGCTCGTCCATCATGCCGCAAAAGAAAAACCCTGACGTGGCTGAACTCATGCGCGGCAAGACCGGGCGCGTCTATGGTGCGCTGACGGGCCTGCTTACGGTCATGAAGGGTCTGCCCCTAGCCTACAACCGCGATATGCAGGAAGACAAGGAAGGCTTCCTTGATGCCGACCGCACCGTTGAAGCATCGCTACGCCTCATGGCGGGCATGCTGGAAGAACTGACCTTCCGCACCGACCGCATGCGCGAGGCCTGCAAGGCTGGCTTCCTCAACGCCACAGAACTGGCGGACTACCTCGTGGGCAAGGGTATTCCCTTCCGCGAGGCGCACCACATCACAGGTCAGGCCGTGGCTATGGCCGAAAAGGCTGGCAAAGGCCTTGAAGACCTCACTCTTGGCGAACTCCAGAGCCTCGAGTCGCGCATTGACGACTCGGTTTTTCCCATTCTGGAATATGCCGCAGCAGTAAGCCGCCGCGAAACCCCCGGTGGCACCGGCCCCCGCTCTGTGGAAACACAGCTTGAACAGATCCACCAGTGGCTCGGGCAGAATCTGGGCGAGGAAAACTGA
- a CDS encoding argininosuccinate synthase translates to MQNVKKVVLAYSGGLDTSVILKWLIETYKCEVIAVTADLGQPEDLTGVEEKALKTGASKAYVLDLREEMAKDFVFPMMRGAARYENRYLLGTSIARPLIAKALVDIARKEGADAVAHGATGKGNDQVRFEFAVSALAPDLKVIAPWREWDLMSRTALTAFAEKHGIHISSEAKRYSMDANMMHTSFEGSELENPGSAPDSSCHQRCVPVEEAPDTPEIISVDFEQGNPVAVNGQRLSPAAIIKTLSEMAGRNGIGRDDMVENRFVGMKCRGVYENPAGTLLFALHRDLEGICMDRELLGIRDMLAVRYSQCVYNGFWYSPERETMQAFMDKSQECVTGTVRAKLYKGGVWPLARTSLNSLFSEDLATFEGGNYDHKDAAGFIRLNSLRLRLHAAVQSKLGK, encoded by the coding sequence ATGCAGAATGTAAAAAAAGTCGTCCTCGCCTATTCGGGCGGGCTTGATACTTCCGTTATCCTTAAATGGCTCATTGAGACCTACAAATGTGAGGTCATTGCCGTTACCGCCGATCTGGGCCAGCCCGAAGACCTCACGGGCGTGGAAGAAAAAGCGCTCAAGACCGGCGCTTCCAAGGCCTACGTGCTTGATCTGCGCGAAGAAATGGCCAAAGACTTTGTATTCCCCATGATGCGCGGCGCTGCCCGCTACGAAAACCGCTATCTGCTGGGCACCTCCATCGCCCGCCCGCTCATCGCCAAGGCCCTTGTGGACATCGCCCGCAAGGAAGGCGCGGACGCCGTGGCCCACGGCGCTACCGGCAAGGGCAACGATCAGGTGCGTTTTGAATTTGCCGTCAGCGCCCTTGCGCCCGACCTCAAGGTCATCGCCCCCTGGCGCGAATGGGATCTCATGTCGCGCACGGCCCTCACGGCCTTTGCCGAAAAGCACGGCATCCATATCTCCAGCGAAGCCAAGCGCTACAGCATGGACGCCAACATGATGCATACGAGCTTTGAAGGCAGCGAGCTGGAAAATCCCGGTAGCGCGCCCGATTCCTCGTGCCATCAGCGCTGCGTGCCCGTGGAAGAAGCACCCGACACCCCCGAGATCATCAGCGTGGATTTCGAGCAGGGCAACCCTGTGGCCGTTAACGGTCAACGCCTCTCCCCCGCCGCCATCATCAAGACCCTCAGCGAAATGGCCGGACGTAACGGCATTGGCCGCGACGACATGGTCGAAAACCGCTTTGTGGGCATGAAGTGCCGCGGCGTGTACGAAAACCCCGCCGGTACCCTGCTGTTTGCCCTGCACCGCGACCTTGAAGGCATCTGCATGGACCGCGAACTGCTCGGCATCCGCGACATGCTGGCCGTGCGCTACTCCCAGTGCGTGTATAATGGCTTCTGGTATTCGCCCGAGCGCGAAACCATGCAGGCTTTTATGGACAAGTCGCAGGAGTGCGTCACCGGCACGGTGCGCGCCAAGCTCTACAAGGGCGGCGTGTGGCCCCTGGCCCGCACCTCCCTCAACTCGCTCTTCTCCGAAGATCTGGCCACCTTTGAAGGCGGCAACTACGATCACAAGGATGCCGCTGGCTTTATCCGCCTCAACAGCCTGCGCCTGCGCCTGCACGCCGCTGTGCAGAGCAAGCTCGGCAAGTAG
- the carB gene encoding carbamoyl-phosphate synthase large subunit: MPKRSDLHKILVIGAGPIIIGQGCEFDYSGSQAVKALKEEGYEVVLVNSNPATIMTDPHMADATYVEPIEQETLAAIIRKERPDALLPTLGGQTALNAALGLAKSGVLAECGVELIGARADVIEKAESRELFREAMEKIGLKMPASGIARTIEEACQLGNVLPFPLIIRPAFTLGGTGGGVAYNMEDLEAIASSGLSASPTSEVMIEQSVLGWKEIEMEVMRDAKDNCVIICAIENFDPMGVHTGDSITVAPVQTLSDAEYQNLRDASIAIMREIGVETGGSNVQFGLNPANGEIVVIEMNPRVSRSSALASKATGFPIAKIAAKLAVGYTLDELRNDITRETVASFEPAIDYCVVKIPRFTFEKFPGAKDELTTSMKSVGEAMSIGRTFKEALQKGLRSMEIGATGLGYSFRSELPDRETILESLHRPNSKRIFSLRQAIVAGISEEEIFAVSAIDPWFIRQVRDIVEMEKRISNFGLANDMTTANAALADMLREAKEYGFSDRQLAEMWKTPEADIRRMRKEMHVEPTYYLVDTCAAEFEAYTPYFYSTYERGEEIKVEDRRKVLILGGGPNRIGQGIEFDYCCCHASFALRDAGVMAIMANSNPETVSTDYDTSDRLYFEPLTFEDVMNIVEKEKPEGVIVQFGGQTPLNLAVPLMRAGVPILGTSPDAIDRAEDRERFQALIEKLELLQPPNGTAMSLEDALEVAERITYPVVVRPSYVLGGRAMAVVYDAAELKDYFHVQVPQKPEHPILIDKFLEHAVEVDVDALSDGKEVYVAGIMEHIEEAGIHSGDSACVLPSYSLSYDHVARIAVQAEALARELKVVGLMNIQFAIKGDDIYILEVNPRASRTAPFVSKATGVPLPYLATQVMLGKTLEELDPWSMRKGGFTCVKEAVLPFQRFPGVDVILGPEMHSTGEVMGMGSNFGEAFLKSQLGAGQVLPQGGKLFLSVNDRDKPYLPEVADMFAKLGFHLLATRGTAAVLREHGLEVEEVLKVYEGRPNIVDLLINHEVALVINTASGKHTARDSKAIRHAALTYKVPYCTTIAAARATATAIGSRRAETHVESLQEYYAREARG; encoded by the coding sequence ATGCCCAAGCGTTCGGATTTACACAAAATTCTTGTCATCGGCGCGGGCCCCATCATCATCGGCCAGGGCTGCGAGTTTGACTACTCCGGTTCCCAGGCCGTGAAGGCCCTCAAGGAAGAAGGGTACGAGGTGGTGCTGGTCAATTCCAATCCGGCTACCATCATGACCGATCCGCATATGGCTGACGCCACCTATGTGGAACCCATCGAGCAGGAGACCCTTGCCGCAATCATCCGAAAAGAACGCCCCGATGCGCTCTTGCCCACGCTTGGCGGTCAGACGGCTTTGAACGCCGCTCTTGGGCTTGCCAAGAGCGGCGTTTTGGCGGAATGCGGCGTTGAGCTCATCGGCGCGCGCGCCGACGTGATTGAAAAGGCTGAAAGCCGCGAGCTTTTCCGCGAAGCCATGGAAAAGATCGGCCTTAAAATGCCCGCCAGCGGCATTGCCCGCACCATTGAAGAGGCCTGCCAGCTCGGCAACGTGCTGCCCTTCCCGCTGATCATCCGCCCGGCCTTTACGCTTGGCGGCACTGGCGGCGGCGTGGCCTATAATATGGAAGATCTTGAAGCCATTGCATCCAGCGGTCTTTCGGCGAGCCCCACCTCTGAAGTCATGATTGAGCAGAGCGTGCTTGGCTGGAAAGAAATCGAAATGGAAGTGATGCGTGACGCCAAGGACAACTGCGTCATCATCTGCGCCATTGAAAACTTTGATCCCATGGGTGTGCACACGGGCGACTCCATCACCGTTGCCCCGGTGCAGACCCTCTCTGACGCCGAATACCAGAACCTGCGCGATGCCTCCATTGCCATCATGCGCGAAATCGGCGTGGAAACGGGCGGCAGTAACGTGCAGTTCGGCCTCAATCCGGCCAACGGCGAGATTGTGGTTATCGAAATGAACCCGCGCGTGTCGCGCTCGTCCGCGCTGGCCTCCAAGGCCACGGGCTTCCCCATTGCCAAAATCGCCGCCAAGCTGGCCGTGGGCTACACCCTTGACGAACTGCGCAACGACATCACCCGCGAGACCGTGGCGAGCTTTGAGCCAGCCATCGACTACTGCGTGGTGAAAATCCCGCGCTTCACTTTTGAAAAGTTCCCCGGCGCCAAGGACGAGCTCACCACCTCCATGAAGAGCGTGGGCGAAGCCATGAGCATTGGGCGCACCTTTAAGGAAGCCTTGCAGAAGGGCCTGCGTTCCATGGAAATCGGCGCAACGGGCCTTGGCTACAGCTTCCGCTCCGAGTTGCCCGACCGCGAAACCATTCTGGAATCCTTGCACCGCCCCAACTCCAAGCGCATTTTTTCGCTGCGGCAGGCCATTGTGGCCGGTATCAGCGAAGAAGAAATCTTTGCGGTTTCCGCCATTGATCCCTGGTTCATCCGCCAGGTGCGCGACATTGTGGAGATGGAAAAGCGCATCAGCAACTTTGGCCTCGCCAACGACATGACCACGGCCAACGCCGCTCTTGCCGACATGCTGCGCGAAGCCAAGGAATACGGCTTCTCCGACCGCCAGCTGGCGGAAATGTGGAAGACGCCAGAGGCCGACATACGCCGCATGCGCAAGGAAATGCACGTGGAGCCCACCTATTATCTGGTGGACACCTGCGCTGCGGAATTTGAGGCCTACACCCCCTATTTCTATTCCACCTACGAACGTGGCGAAGAAATCAAGGTGGAAGACCGCCGCAAGGTGCTCATTCTTGGCGGCGGCCCCAACCGCATCGGTCAGGGCATCGAGTTTGACTACTGCTGCTGCCACGCTTCCTTCGCCCTGCGCGATGCGGGCGTGATGGCCATTATGGCGAACTCCAACCCCGAAACCGTTTCCACAGACTACGATACCTCGGACAGGCTCTATTTTGAGCCCCTGACCTTCGAGGACGTGATGAACATCGTGGAAAAGGAAAAGCCCGAGGGCGTTATTGTGCAGTTTGGCGGCCAGACCCCGCTGAACCTCGCCGTGCCGCTCATGCGCGCTGGCGTGCCCATTCTGGGCACCAGCCCGGACGCCATTGACCGCGCCGAAGACCGCGAACGCTTCCAGGCGCTCATTGAAAAGCTTGAGCTGCTCCAGCCGCCGAACGGCACGGCCATGAGCCTTGAAGACGCGCTTGAAGTGGCCGAACGCATCACCTATCCCGTGGTTGTGCGGCCAAGCTACGTGCTCGGCGGCCGCGCCATGGCCGTGGTGTATGACGCCGCCGAACTGAAGGATTACTTCCATGTCCAGGTGCCGCAAAAGCCGGAACACCCCATTCTCATCGACAAGTTCCTTGAGCATGCTGTGGAAGTGGACGTGGACGCGCTTTCGGACGGCAAGGAAGTGTACGTGGCGGGCATCATGGAACACATCGAGGAAGCTGGCATCCACTCCGGCGACTCGGCCTGCGTGCTGCCCTCGTACTCGCTTTCTTACGACCACGTGGCCCGCATTGCGGTGCAGGCCGAGGCCCTTGCCCGCGAACTCAAGGTCGTGGGCCTGATGAACATCCAGTTTGCCATCAAGGGCGATGATATCTATATACTGGAAGTAAACCCGCGCGCCTCGCGCACCGCGCCCTTTGTGTCCAAGGCCACGGGCGTTCCCCTGCCTTACCTGGCAACCCAGGTCATGCTGGGCAAAACGCTTGAGGAACTGGATCCCTGGAGCATGCGCAAGGGCGGGTTCACCTGCGTCAAGGAAGCTGTGCTGCCTTTCCAGCGCTTCCCCGGCGTGGACGTGATTCTAGGACCCGAAATGCACTCCACCGGCGAAGTCATGGGCATGGGCTCCAACTTCGGCGAGGCCTTCCTCAAGAGCCAGCTTGGCGCTGGTCAGGTACTGCCGCAGGGGGGCAAGCTCTTCCTGTCGGTCAACGACCGCGACAAACCCTATCTGCCCGAAGTGGCGGATATGTTTGCCAAGCTTGGCTTCCACCTGCTGGCAACGCGCGGCACGGCTGCCGTGCTGCGTGAGCACGGGCTTGAAGTGGAAGAAGTGCTCAAGGTTTACGAAGGGCGGCCCAACATTGTGGATCTGCTCATCAATCATGAGGTGGCTCTGGTCATCAACACGGCTTCGGGCAAGCATACGGCCAGGGATTCCAAGGCCATTCGCCACGCGGCCCTGACATACAAGGTTCCTTACTGCACCACCATCGCCGCAGCGCGCGCCACGGCCACGGCCATCGGTTCGCGGCGGGCAGAGACCCATGTGGAAAGTTTGCAGGAATACTACGCGCGGGAAGCGCGGGGGTAA
- the carA gene encoding glutamine-hydrolyzing carbamoyl-phosphate synthase small subunit has protein sequence MKALLVLEDGFTLEGKSFTGDFETGGEVIFTTGMTGYQEVLTDPSYYGQMVCMTYPLVGNYGISEADMESASVHCSAFLVKECCKQPSNWQSVMALPAFLQKFDTPGMEGLDTRALTRHLRINGAMRGMISTRELNPAALKEKVLAQPTMKGRNLVPFVAAQEPYAWFDNQPQKVALGADGAYAWRGTGLPLLVYDYGIKWNILRRLCEAGFEPLAVPPNFSAAQAKASGAKGVFLSNGPGDPATLTAEIALVRELVGSFPVTGICLGHQLIGHALGGTTDKLKFGHHGCNHPVKDLTTGRIEISSQNHGFHVVLDGVNDVEATHINLNDNTLEGLRHKTLPVMSVQYHPEAAAGPRDGQYLFGRFRQLIGEAAGA, from the coding sequence ATGAAAGCATTGCTGGTGCTGGAAGACGGATTCACGTTGGAAGGCAAATCCTTTACCGGAGACTTTGAAACCGGCGGTGAAGTGATTTTCACCACGGGCATGACTGGCTATCAGGAAGTGCTCACCGACCCCTCCTACTATGGGCAGATGGTCTGCATGACCTATCCGCTGGTGGGCAACTACGGCATTTCCGAGGCTGATATGGAATCGGCCAGCGTACATTGCAGCGCCTTTCTGGTAAAGGAATGCTGCAAGCAGCCCTCCAACTGGCAGTCTGTCATGGCATTGCCCGCCTTTTTGCAGAAGTTCGATACGCCTGGCATGGAAGGGCTGGATACCCGCGCCCTGACGCGCCACCTGCGCATCAACGGCGCTATGCGCGGCATGATTTCCACCAGGGAGCTGAATCCCGCTGCCCTCAAGGAAAAAGTGCTTGCCCAGCCCACCATGAAGGGCCGTAACCTCGTGCCCTTTGTGGCAGCGCAGGAACCCTACGCATGGTTTGACAACCAGCCGCAGAAGGTCGCTCTCGGCGCCGATGGCGCCTACGCCTGGCGCGGCACGGGCCTGCCCCTGCTGGTGTATGATTATGGCATCAAGTGGAATATCCTGCGCCGCCTGTGCGAGGCCGGTTTTGAGCCTCTGGCGGTGCCGCCGAACTTCAGCGCCGCGCAGGCCAAGGCCAGCGGAGCCAAGGGCGTGTTCCTTTCCAACGGCCCCGGCGACCCGGCGACCCTGACTGCGGAAATTGCTCTTGTGCGCGAACTTGTGGGTTCGTTCCCTGTCACGGGCATCTGCCTTGGACATCAGCTTATCGGTCACGCCCTTGGCGGCACCACCGACAAGCTCAAGTTCGGCCACCACGGCTGCAATCACCCGGTCAAGGATCTGACCACAGGACGCATCGAGATTTCGTCGCAGAACCACGGCTTCCATGTGGTGCTGGACGGCGTGAACGATGTGGAAGCCACGCATATCAACCTGAACGACAACACGCTTGAAGGCCTGCGCCACAAGACCCTGCCTGTCATGAGCGTGCAGTACCACCCTGAAGCGGCGGCTGGCCCCCGCGACGGGCAGTACCTCTTTGGCCGCTTCCGCCAGCTTATAGGCGAGGCCGCAGGAGCGTAG